In the Diprion similis isolate iyDipSimi1 chromosome 2, iyDipSimi1.1, whole genome shotgun sequence genome, one interval contains:
- the LOC124416097 gene encoding uncharacterized protein LOC124416097, with protein MVDNNCIIEGNVKFRDGKKWKSRWCVMRKLSPVADCLHLQLYGDSKDRYKQGQTKASLSLQHFLGVESGFTLDKESNTIAIICQDVTVVLAFDTRERLIQWQVKISNNLGEDQEFLILISSAPTKAKLLSGPAHMHVQNRRFCITTGVPPRLAGVWEIAHLRRYGVVEGRFCFEGGSRCGRGEGLHVLVTDQGDDIIKTLQLAAEGKLTTRKRPTARELAACDSPRRQYSRSETRASDSFPSLLYNSGSYEGQCDSCKNEGSPYWSSTESRQQTDLDSDYGCRDASISELNDQPGEWHSCSIVQGNNSILERCSSCISKLGTLSKSSTSGTTSAMTHSSSPAPLGGCQQPLRAFDRLSLSSYSSSSHESDYSVSQQAECHCVSKKVSQTQNPQSFAPKQIVSPPRPPKPHSSCIKKSKKPPMPLPPPEYPCTCPTKPPPVQNNTANTTGPYENYDVPKTIIRHAMSKERTSSTDQYYDTPRKIKEILALPKMYANYDTPLVPQAVALQQCGCPAKLTSQSPRTSACPCHNVMSWAGFVLPYCRRGAGIVLDAVHPVRLSGEGKMPVVNASGEIAVYATSDKSTEDDQGPETAKEKCGCQSESTGVDNNYANIEPVIDTQPESKQINYANIDFTQSLEHYENSKDVLAKAGISRDEVVKLADDSKESEASEVNENIKFCNKCGHAKDGENDYLMMNPEKEMPKKPYPGYLAMQPAHNACSKEVLSRICSTGKSSSNPTLTGSQLIEGSKKRSESEYRVPGSAMLSSPYLKRRVLDSANSTEASGNIGLLARKRSYSAESAHYTNDEKLTLFPSNLTIHKCSSEADKELLMNKDRRTLCVDSEPKPYHDSEETSTSSTQPCSIKIRRSSSVPSKTGHNRDSSSSNDSGVSTGSLSHRGTEFGEFELPIITTNSARRHLISISHKSTPPICFHNSLPRKSKSSDPLRELSFQFQKLKIPTKSSSAEGDIPACVPKGTKGFNSPGEMSATPYTDSRSTSSGTSDMSDYIETLSLSSHSSSDTPDNLRLGGRQVATTLRPRSGKEYYKIDRSILVEQGRTMTGPTSNYANITPVLEKSESPSPGYMSSSPYDQPQPVRDHFLFPEQA; from the exons ATGGTGGATAACAATTGCATTATCGAGGGAAACGTCAAGTTTCGCGACGGCAAGAAG TGGAAGTCAAGGTGGTGTGTCATGAGAAAATTGTCTCCTGTGGCAG aCTGCTTACACTTACAACTTTATGGAGATAGCAAAGACCGATACAAACAAGGTCAAACCAAGGCCTCGCTTagtttgcagcactttcttgGGGTAGAAAGTGGATTTACCCTTGACAAAGAATCTAACACAATTGCCATTATTTGCCAAGATGTTACGGTAGTTCTTGCTTTTGATACTCGTGAGAGACTAATACAGTGGCAAGTCAAGATATCCAACAATTTAGGCGAAG ATCAAGAATTCCTGATTCTCATCTCCTCGGCACCGACAAAAGCAAAGCTTTTAAGCGGCCCAGCACATATGCACGTACAAAATCGTCGCTTCTGTATTACCACTGGAGTACCACCAAGGCTTGCTGGAGTTTGGGAAATTGCACATCTTCGCCGTTACGGAGTCGTTGAAGGAAGATTCTGTTTTGAGGGAGGGTCAAGATGTGGCCGCGGAGAAGGCCTGCACGTTCTTGTTACAGATCAAGGAGATGACATTATAAAAACCTTGCAATTGGCAGCTGAAGGAAAGCTTACTACACGAAAGAGACCAACTGCTCGAGAACTTGCAGCATGTGACAGTCCCAGAAGGCAATATTCGCGATCCGAAACAAGGGCTAGCGATTCCTTTCCATCATTGCTGTATAATTCAGGATCTTACGAAGGGCAGTGTGACAGTTGCAAAAATGAAGGCTCACCGTACTGGTCCTCCACTGAAAGTAGACAGCAAACAGATTTGGACAGTGATTACGGGTGTCGGGATGCTTCCATATCAGAATTAAATGATCAACCAGGAGAGTGGCACAGCTGCTCAATTGTCCAAGGAAATAATTCAATCCTTGAAAGATGCTCCAGCTGTATCAGCAAACTGGGAACCCTTTCCAAGTCATCTACATCAGGTACAACTTCGGCAATGACTCACTCCAGCAGTCCTGCTCCGCTCGGGGGTTGTCAGCAGCCACTTCGAGCGTTTGACAGACTGTCGCTCTCCTCCTATAGCAGCAGTAGTCATGAAAGTGATTACTCGGTGTCGCAACAGGCAGAGTGCCACTGCGTGTCTAAGAAAGTTTCCCAAACTCAAAACCCGCAGAGCTTTGCTCCTAAGCAAATAGTCTCGCCTCCCAGACCACCGAAGCCACATTCTTCGtgtattaaaaaatcgaagaagcCTCCGATGCCGCTTCCGCCACCAGAATATCCCTGTACTTGCCCAACAAAACCACCACCTGTTCAAAATAACACAGCCAATACAACTGGGCCGTATGAAAACTATGATGTTCCAAAAACAATAATTCGCCACGCAATGTCTAAGGAACGCACTTCGTCCACTGATCAGTATTATGATACACCCAGGAAAATCAAGGAAATTCTTGCGTTGCCAAAAATGTATGCAAATTACGACACTCCGCTTGTACCGCAAGCAGTTGCTTTACAGCAGTGTGGCTGTCCTGCCAAGCTGACTTCTCAATCCCCACGTACATCCGCTTGTCCATGTCACAATGTAATGAGCTGGGCTGGTTTCGTTTTACCTTACTGTCGTCGAGGGGCAGGTATTGTATTAGATGCCGTGCATCCGGTGCGGCTGTCTGGTGAAGGCAAGATGCCGGTTGTGAATGCCAGTGGAGAAATAGCAGTATATGCAACAAGCGACAAAAGTACTGAAGACGATCAAGGTCCTGAAACTGCTAAAGAAAAGTGTGGCTGTCAGAGTGAAAGTACCGGAGTTGATAACAATTATGCAAACATTGAACCAGTAATAGATACGCAACCAGAATCAAAGCAgataaattatgcaaatattgattttacccaatctttagaacactatgaAAACAGCAAAGATGTTTTAGCCAAAGCGGGAATATCACGAGATGAGGTAGTCAAGCTTGCTGATGACTCGAAGGAATCGGAAGCTTCCGaggtgaatgaaaatataaagttCTGCAACAAATGTGGGCATGCAAAAGATGGAGAGAATGATTACTTGATGATGAACCCAGAGAAAGAAATGCCGAAGAAACCGTACCCTGGGTACTTAGCGATGCAACCGGCCCATAACGCTTGTTCCAAAGAAGTTCTATCCAGAATTTGTAGCACAGGAAAGAGCAGCAGTAATCCAACTTTGACTGGTTCCCAATTAATAGAAGGAAGCAAAAAAAGATCTGAATCTGAATATCGAGTACCTGGATCAGCAATGTTATCAAGTCCCTACCTCAAACGCCGAGTCTTGGACTCAGCAAATAGCACAGAGGCTTCTGGTAATATTGGCCTACTAGCAAGGAAGAGATCCTATTCTGCAGAATCTGCACATTATACGAATGACGAAAAACTTACTTTGTTCCCTTCGAATCTGACAATTCACAAGTGTTCGAGCGAGGCTGATAAAGAGTTACTTATGAATAAGGATAGACGAACTTTGTGCGTGGATTCAGAGCCGAAACCTTATCATGACAGCGAGGAGACGTCCACGTCATCTACTCAACCatgttcaataaaaattcgcCGCTCATCTTCTGTACCATCAAAGACGGGACACAACCGGGACTCTTCAAGCAGCAACGACTCCGGCGTATCGACTGGCTCTCTGAGTCACAGAGGAACTGAATTTGGAGAATTCGAACTACCAATAATTACCACTAATTCAGCAAGAAGACATTTGATATCAATATCCCATAAAAGTACCCCTCCAATCTGCTTCCATAACAGTCTACCAAGGAAATCGAAATCCAGTGACCCACTTCGTGAACTttcctttcaatttcaaaaactaaaaataccAACAAAATCTTCATCTGCCGAAGGAGACATACCTGCGTGTGTTCCCAAAGGCACAAAAGGATTCAATAGTCCAGGCGAAATGTCTGCTACACCGTACACAGATTCTCGCAGTACAAGCAGCGGTACATCGGATATGTCTGATTACATCGAAACTTTATCTTTGTCCTCACATTCATCATCGGATACTCCAGACAATCTTAG ATTGGGCGGACGTCAGGTGGCCACAACTCTTCGCCCACGTAGCGGAAAAGAGTATTATAAAATAGATCGGAGCATTTTAGTGGAACAAGGCCGTACAATGACAGGGCCAACTTCTAACTATGCCAATATTACACCTGTtcttgaaaaaagtgaatctCCATCACCAGGATATATGAGCAGCTCACCATACGATCAGCCTCAACCAGTGCGTGACCACTTTCTCTTTCCTGAG CAGGCCTGA
- the LOC124416098 gene encoding protein 5NUC-like isoform X3, with product MKIYNIIGVSTAFLLILSAAGPASAATVPRATGDALQLHILHTNDMHSRFEQTSALFGTCTDTYAANNECIGGFGRVATVVRSARAGSVPTLYLDAGDTYQGSIWFIVHRWKIAARFLNLLNPDAMSLGNHEFDQGVSGLIPFIENVTFPVLAANLNLTNEPELGATKLAKSTVIDINGTQVGIIGYLTPETKILATTDDVIFDEEVAAITEEAARLKENGINILIALGHSGFAMDKTIAAEVEDIDLVVGGHTNTFLYNGTQPDTEVPEGLYPTAITQSSGKIVYVVQAYAYTKYIGNFSVTFDSEGDLTHIEGNPILLDSSVEQAADVVEELENWREAIDNLTITYVGTSSVLLNGDGNVCRRQECNMGNLVTDAMIDYVSRQYNGSDGWTDTPIAVMNSGSIRTSIPASTNSEISMADVLTVLPFGNQPVIVAMTGELLISMLEWSVYYMTGDPTEDAKGGFLQVSGIQVAYDLSQPVYSKVVSVKVRCGNCNIPTYSDLNKTETYSVIINDYIYSGGDGFSMLSDLEVKRADDTIADVVAQYLTLRSPVYPAVEWRITFSETDTTESVVESGASYITYSITMIIVPLLINRCT from the exons GTTCGAACAGACGTCAGCGTTATTCGGTACCTGCACTGATACATACGCAGCGAACAACGAGTGCATAGGAGGTTTCGGCCGAGTGGCAACAGTGGTCAGAAGTGCTCGAGCTGGAAGTGTCCCAACACTCTACCTTGATGCCGGGGACACGTACCAAGGTAGCATCTGGTTCATCGTTCATCGATGGAAAATTGCTGCAAGATTCTTGAACCTTCTGAACCCAGACGCAATG TCACTAGGGAACCACGAGTTTGATCAAGGCGTCAGTGGGCTGATTCCTTTCATCGAAAATGTCACGTTTCCTGTACTTGCGGCGAATTTAAACTTGACAAACGAGCCGGAGCTCGGAGCTACGAAACTTGCGAAGAGTACGGTCATCGATATTAATGGGACGCAAGTTGGCATCATCGGTTATCTGACCCCGGAAACCAAGATCCTTGCGACGACAGACGACGTCATCTTCGATGAAGAGGTCGCGGCAATAACTGAAGAAGCTGCACGGCTTAAGGAGAACGGGATTAATATCCTAATCGCGCTTGGACATTCTGGGTTCGCGATGGATAAGACAATCGCCGCCGAAGTCGAGGATATTGATCTCGTAGTAGGTGGCCATACCAACACATTTCTGTACAACG GAACTCAGCCAGACACCGAAGTCCCCGAAGGCTTGTATCCTACGGCGATAACTCAGAGTAGCGGCAAAATAGTCTACGTGGTCCAAGCTTACGCGTACACCAAGTACATCGGCAACTTTTCCGTGACCTTTGACTCCGAAGGTGACCTCACACACATTGAAGGGAATCCTATTCTTCTTGACTCGAGCGTCGAGCAG gctGCAGACGTAGTGGAAGAGTTAGAGAACTGGCGGGAGGCGATCGATAATTTGACAATCACCTATGTCGGGACTAGTAGCGTTCTTCTTAATGGTGATGGCAATGTCTGCCGTCGCCAAGAGTGTAATATGGGAAATCTAGTGACGGACGCGATGATTGATTAC GTCTCCAGGCAGTACAACGGATCTGATGGATGGACGGATACACCGATTGCTGTCATGAATAGCGGCAGTATCAGAACTTCCATACCCGCCAGTACCAATTCTGAG ATTTCAATGGCGGATGTTCTTACTGTTCTTCCATTCGGTAACCAACCCGTCATCGTCGCTATGACTGGTGAGCTATTGATATCAATGCTGGAATGGAGTGTTTACTACATGACTGGGGATCCGACTGAAGATGCTAAGGGTGGTTTCCTACAAGTGTCCGGAATTCAG GTGGCTTATGATCTCAGCCAACCAGTTTACTCCAAGGTGGTTTCCGTCAAAGTTCGCTGTGGCAATTGCAATATTCCTACATACAGTGATCTGAATAAAACAGAAACCTACTCGGTAATAATAAATGACTACATATATTCAGGTGGCGATGGATTTAGCATGCTGTCTGATTTGGAAGTGAAAAGA GCAGATGATACTATTGCTGACGTCGTGGCCCAATATTTGACACTACGCAGCCCTGTTTATCCTGCAGTTGAGTGGAGGATCACTTTCAGTGAAACGGATACTACGGAATCCGTTGTCGAAAGCGGAGCATCCTACATTACTTATTCAATCACTATGATTATCGTACCTCTTTTGATCAACAGGTGCACGTag
- the LOC124416103 gene encoding uncharacterized protein LOC124416103: MLPNLGPLFCLMLFLGVSAPQSHPGDAGVVPDDGAQVHHRQKRLLWVTNDGRIALPPGTVLTITPTILLPFVRYPPYGFLSNMSMSFPFTIDFDKLGLTDNENPYGALPPVFGRAFQSREAGMALGDFIASFMKHRLQKREVPEVPKNAFQGGERALLYGIAEDMLSQFGMDGKACLLRAICEVHGHPLDNFGFVGEIIRLFFTASKSPFAELMKDYVDAEKTGKSHGECWPYFKACPKSLFLPSSNKYMENSVHTEAEVDFDDEFNKIPQSFEQESPKRTPTRNTIHPAM, encoded by the exons ATGCTGCCAAATCTCGGTCCACTTTTCTGTCTGATGCTATTCCTCGGAGTTTCGGCGCCTCAGAGCCACCCCGGGGATGCTGGTGTCGTCCCTGACGATGGGGCCCAGGTTCACCACCGTCAGAAGAGACTGTTATGGGTTACAAATGATGGAAGAATCGCCTTGCCTCCTGGCACAGTGCTGACCATAACTCCGACGATTCTGTTACCCTTCGTGAGGTACCCGCCTTACGGTTTCCTCAGCAACATGTCGATGAGTTTCCCGTTCACCA TCGACTTCGACAAGCTGGGCCTAACGGACAACGAGAATCCTTACGGTGCTCTGCCCCCCGTCTTCGGCAGGGCGTTCCAGAGCCGAGAGGCAGGCATGGCTCTCGGGGATTTCATTGCCTCCTTCATGAAGCACAGACTCCAGAAACGCGAGGTACCGGAAGTTCCCAAAAACGCGTTCCAGGGTGGAGAACGCGCCCTACTTTATGGGATAGCCGAAGACATGCTGAGCCAGTTCGGAATGGATGGCAAAGCTTGCCTGCTTCGAGCGATATGCGAGGTTCACGGTCACCCTTTGGACAATTTCGGCTTCGTCGGTGAAATTATACGGCTTTTTTTCAC CGCGAGCAAATCGCCGTTCGCTGAACTGATGAAGGATTACGTCGATGCagaaaaaacaggaaaatcgCACGGGGAATGCTGGCCATACTTCAAGGCGTGTCCGAAATCACTGTTCTTGCCATCATCAAACAAGTACAT GGAAAATTCCGTTCACACAGAAGCAGAGGTTGATTTTGACGACGAGTTCAATAAGATTCCGCAAAGTTTCGAACAGGAATCGCCGAAGAGGACTCCCACACGGAATACGATACATCCAGCTATGTAG
- the LOC124416098 gene encoding protein 5NUC-like isoform X2 — MRCRCVYSAAVLLLLFGAAVASPVQGTIAGTRDAEGGLHLQVLHTNDMHSRFEQTSALFGTCTDTYAANNECIGGFGRVATVVRSARAGSVPTLYLDAGDTYQGSIWFIVHRWKIAARFLNLLNPDAMSLGNHEFDQGVSGLIPFIENVTFPVLAANLNLTNEPELGATKLAKSTVIDINGTQVGIIGYLTPETKILATTDDVIFDEEVAAITEEAARLKENGINILIALGHSGFAMDKTIAAEVEDIDLVVGGHTNTFLYNGTQPDTEVPEGLYPTAITQSSGKIVYVVQAYAYTKYIGNFSVTFDSEGDLTHIEGNPILLDSSVEQAADVVEELENWREAIDNLTITYVGTSSVLLNGDGNVCRRQECNMGNLVTDAMIDYVSRQYNGSDGWTDTPIAVMNSGSIRTSIPASTNSEISMADVLTVLPFGNQPVIVAMTGELLISMLEWSVYYMTGDPTEDAKGGFLQVSGIQVAYDLSQPVYSKVVSVKVRCGNCNIPTYSDLNKTETYSVIINDYIYSGGDGFSMLSDLEVKRADDTIADVVAQYLTLRSPVYPAVEWRITFSETDTTESVVESGASYITYSITMIIVPLLINRCT; from the exons GTTCGAACAGACGTCAGCGTTATTCGGTACCTGCACTGATACATACGCAGCGAACAACGAGTGCATAGGAGGTTTCGGCCGAGTGGCAACAGTGGTCAGAAGTGCTCGAGCTGGAAGTGTCCCAACACTCTACCTTGATGCCGGGGACACGTACCAAGGTAGCATCTGGTTCATCGTTCATCGATGGAAAATTGCTGCAAGATTCTTGAACCTTCTGAACCCAGACGCAATG TCACTAGGGAACCACGAGTTTGATCAAGGCGTCAGTGGGCTGATTCCTTTCATCGAAAATGTCACGTTTCCTGTACTTGCGGCGAATTTAAACTTGACAAACGAGCCGGAGCTCGGAGCTACGAAACTTGCGAAGAGTACGGTCATCGATATTAATGGGACGCAAGTTGGCATCATCGGTTATCTGACCCCGGAAACCAAGATCCTTGCGACGACAGACGACGTCATCTTCGATGAAGAGGTCGCGGCAATAACTGAAGAAGCTGCACGGCTTAAGGAGAACGGGATTAATATCCTAATCGCGCTTGGACATTCTGGGTTCGCGATGGATAAGACAATCGCCGCCGAAGTCGAGGATATTGATCTCGTAGTAGGTGGCCATACCAACACATTTCTGTACAACG GAACTCAGCCAGACACCGAAGTCCCCGAAGGCTTGTATCCTACGGCGATAACTCAGAGTAGCGGCAAAATAGTCTACGTGGTCCAAGCTTACGCGTACACCAAGTACATCGGCAACTTTTCCGTGACCTTTGACTCCGAAGGTGACCTCACACACATTGAAGGGAATCCTATTCTTCTTGACTCGAGCGTCGAGCAG gctGCAGACGTAGTGGAAGAGTTAGAGAACTGGCGGGAGGCGATCGATAATTTGACAATCACCTATGTCGGGACTAGTAGCGTTCTTCTTAATGGTGATGGCAATGTCTGCCGTCGCCAAGAGTGTAATATGGGAAATCTAGTGACGGACGCGATGATTGATTAC GTCTCCAGGCAGTACAACGGATCTGATGGATGGACGGATACACCGATTGCTGTCATGAATAGCGGCAGTATCAGAACTTCCATACCCGCCAGTACCAATTCTGAG ATTTCAATGGCGGATGTTCTTACTGTTCTTCCATTCGGTAACCAACCCGTCATCGTCGCTATGACTGGTGAGCTATTGATATCAATGCTGGAATGGAGTGTTTACTACATGACTGGGGATCCGACTGAAGATGCTAAGGGTGGTTTCCTACAAGTGTCCGGAATTCAG GTGGCTTATGATCTCAGCCAACCAGTTTACTCCAAGGTGGTTTCCGTCAAAGTTCGCTGTGGCAATTGCAATATTCCTACATACAGTGATCTGAATAAAACAGAAACCTACTCGGTAATAATAAATGACTACATATATTCAGGTGGCGATGGATTTAGCATGCTGTCTGATTTGGAAGTGAAAAGA GCAGATGATACTATTGCTGACGTCGTGGCCCAATATTTGACACTACGCAGCCCTGTTTATCCTGCAGTTGAGTGGAGGATCACTTTCAGTGAAACGGATACTACGGAATCCGTTGTCGAAAGCGGAGCATCCTACATTACTTATTCAATCACTATGATTATCGTACCTCTTTTGATCAACAGGTGCACGTag